From Panthera uncia isolate 11264 chromosome E1, Puncia_PCG_1.0, whole genome shotgun sequence, one genomic window encodes:
- the SOCS3 gene encoding suppressor of cytokine signaling 3, with product MVTHSKFPAAGMSRPLDTSLRLKTFSSKSEYQLVVNAVRKLQESGFYWSAVTGGEANLLLSAEPAGTFLIRDSSDQRHFFTLSVKTQSGTKNLRIQCEGGSFSLQSDPRSTQPVPRFDCVLKLVHHYMPPPGAPSLPPPPAEPSSEVPEQPPAQPLAGSPPRRAYYIYSGGEKIPLVLSRPLSSNVATLQHLCRKTVNGHLDSYEKVTQLPGPIREFLDQYDAPL from the coding sequence ATGGTCACCCACAGCAAGTTTCCCGCCGCCGGGATGAGCCGCCCCCTGGACACCAGCCTGCGCCTCAAGACCTTCAGTTCCAAGAGCGAGTACCAGCTGGTGGTGAACGCAGTGCGCAAGCTGCAGGAGAGCGGCTTCTACTGGAGCGCCGTGACGGGCGGCGAGGCGAACCTGCTGCTCAGCGCCGAGCCCGCCGGCACCTTCCTCATCCGCGACAGCTCGGACCAGCGCCACTTCTTCACGCTCAGCGTCAAGACCCAGTCGGGGACCAAGAACCTGCGCATCCAGTGCGAGGGGGGCAGCTTTTCGCTGCAGAGCGACCCCCGGAGCACGCAGCCGGTGCCCCGCTTCGACTGCGTGCTCAAGCTGGTGCACCACTACATGCCGCCCCCCGGCGCCCCCTCCTTGCCCCCTCCACCCGCCGAACCCTCCTCCGAGGTGCCGGAGCAGCCGCCGGCCCAGCCGCTGGCGGGGAGTCCCCCCAGGAGAGCCTATTACATCTACTCCGGGGGCGAGAAGATCCCTCTGGTGTTGAGCCGGCCCCTCTCCTCCAACGTGGCCACTCTCCAACATCTCTGTCGGAAGACCGTCAACGGCCACCTGGACTCCTATGAGAAAGTCACCCAGCTGCCTGGGC